From Linepithema humile isolate Giens D197 chromosome 8, Lhum_UNIL_v1.0, whole genome shotgun sequence, one genomic window encodes:
- the LOC105676800 gene encoding putative leucine-rich repeat-containing protein DDB_G0290503: MSFTNELNIYGGMMAEGMVMKASLMEEQSEQCLTLIKQEHVADKLVIGEEIVVGTNGYLPDKVDNQTDATVYFEQNLEDSKISIKYEEISSAPLTENLISENWECEDVGAASPLKENELDGEEDEETIATFITAKGEQLALYAVENFDEMFAVAVYDESGKPPNDFQFLTKTDVERLINEGAVQTVKKPTQMKRRLVTTQPQLFYHKEDFEGLSEQAEDKASILNTIDSEKSARQEENCTIEQDYQSHQNFNSLEINSTSNDLLYSTADTQSNITYLMMDDDSANIADVGDGENRELNESEDNRVSESELMEQSTVQYIFFEDEQQSDSELTFDEIQTTLQNLKTSREKVSEKEKSEQDIHSSDTIKQDAILHDSTPLKSLNKNFSSSLSSVTNNLTRVSATDDKFENERQRLIDTLTDSPPPPPLPSSSSSSLTSLSSTLQLKVKRSRKQQLILVNRDDGEIIFQPPLLQNEDEMIGKKRGKQRRRTPSQMRRGFIDAKRMKRTRQREVEVIELDVDEEEQQAKRNIVEITLDDSTDKYSSDKENDIIMVRDSDSDNGDDEREEEEEDRLSSKLSRLMRCEHCSRNFRQRRALETHLRVCQKSPENALRLNDEKGKVQMDKQYPCKICQEKFDVVVALARHVRVAHSLRKKHKLRFVSPKTPNKSLGSVQKETSSTEEEELAHRGDTAKRELSMLARVKRKRRKRSNYTWEKNNLTCTDCGKLFLSTTLLNAHVLQHGTKKSEQRLRKCHICQQLIRSKFLFLRHLRMHSETQSSSDNNLKLLQRKLRARSNPHKIAVSRKRGRPRKF; encoded by the exons ATGTCATTTACCAACGAGCTAAATATTTATGGAGGAATGATGGCTGAAGGGATGGTTATGAAGGCCAGTCTTATGGAAGAACAATCTGAACAATGTTTGACATTGATAAAGCAAGAGCATGTTGCAGATAAACTG gtaATAGGCGAAGAAATAGTTGTAGGTACAAATGGATATTTACCAGACAAAGTTGATAACCAGACTGATGCAACTGTTTACTTTGAACAGAATTTAGAGGAcagtaaaatatctattaaatatGAGGAAATAAGTTCTGCTCCGTTAACAGAGAATTTGATTTCTGAGAACTGGGAGTGTGAAGATGTCGGCGCAGCATCTCCTTTAAAG GAAAACGAGCTCGATGGCGAAGAAGATGAGGAGACGATTGCCACTTTTATCACTGCTAAGGGTGAACAATTGGCTCTCTATGCTGTAGAGAATTTTGATGAAATGTTTGCAGTTGCTGTTTACGATGAATCTGGCAAGCCACCAAACGATTTTCAGTTTCTCACCAA AACGGACGTTGAACGGTTGATAAACGAAGGAGCCGTGCAAACAGTGAAAAAGCCGACACAAATGAAGAGACGACTGGTGACCACTCAGCCGCAGCTGTTTTATCACAAGGAAGATTTTGAGGGGTTGAGCGAGCAGGCGGAGGACAAAGCGTCAATTCTCAACACAATTGACAGCGAGAAGAGCGCTAGACAGGAAGAAAACTGCACGATAGAACAAGATTATCAATCGCATCAGAACTTCAACTCTCTCGAAATTAATTCCACATCCAACGATCTTCTTTACAGCACCGCCGATACGCAGTCGAACATCACGTATCTCATGATGGATGACGATTCTGCGAATATTg ctGATGTAGGCGATGGAGAAAATCGTGAATTGAATGAGAGCGAAGACAATCGCGTATCTGAGAGCGAACTGATGGAGCAATCGACCGtacaatatatctttttcGAGGACGAGCAGCAGTCGGACTCGGAGCTGACGTTTGACGAGATCCAGACGACGTTGCAGAATCTAAAGACTTCACGCGAGAAGGTGTCGGAAAAGGAAAAATCCGAGCAGGACATCCATTCATCAGACACTATCAAGCAAGACGCAATTTTGCATGATTCTACGCCGCTGAAATCGTTGAACAAGAACTTTTCCTCGTCATTGTCTTCTGTGACCAACAATTTGACGCGCGTTTCCGCCACAGACGATAAATTCGAGAACGAGCGGCAACGACTGATCGACACATTAACCGAttcaccgccgccgccgccactgccgtcgtcgtcgtcgtcgtcgttgacGTCGTTGTCGTCCACTCTACAGCTGAAAGTCAAGCGGTCGCGTAAGCAGCAACTAATATTAGTGAATCGGGACGATGGCGAGATCATCTTCCAACCGCCGTTGCTGCAGAATGAGGACGAAATGATCGGCAAGAAACGCGGTAAACAGCGGCGCCGCACACCGTCTCAGATGCGAAGAGGATTTATAGACGCGAAGAGGATGAAGCGTACGAGGCAGCGAGAG GTGGAGGTGATCGAACTGGACGTCGACGAGGAGGAGCAGCAGGCGAAGCGCAATATAGTGGAGATCACTCTGGACGACAGCACGGACAAATATTCCAGTGATAAAGAAAACGATATCATCATGGTGAGGGACTCGGATTCCGATAACGGTGACGACGAAagggaagaggaagaggaggacaGGCTGTCGTCGAAGCTGAGCCGCTTGATGCGATGCGAGCATTGCTCAAGGAACTTCCGACAGCGACGCGCTCTCGAGACACATCTCAGAGTATGCCAGAAGTCTCCAGAAAATGCTCTGAGGCTCAACGACGAAAAGGGCAAAGTGCAAATGGACAAGCAATACCCCTGCAAGATTTGTCAGGAAAAGTTTGACGTGGTGGTCGCGCTGGCGCGTCACGTTCGCGTGGCTCATTCGCTGAGGAAGAAACACAAATTACGCTTTGTCTCACCAAA GACTCCAAACAAATCCTTAGGGTCAGTTCAGAAAGAGACGTCTTCGACGGAAGAGGAGGAACTGGCCCATCGCGGCGATACGGCAAAGAGGGAGCTCAGTATGCTTGCCAGGGTGAAGAGAAAACGAAGAAAGAGGAGCAATTATACGTGGGAGAAGAATAATCTCACTTGTACGGATTGCGGGAAATTGTTTCTTAGCACGACTCTGCTGAACGCGCACGTTTTGCAGCATGGTACCAAGAAATCCG AGCAACGGTTGCGCAAGTGTCACATTTGCCAACAGCTCATCAGGtctaaatttttgttcttacGGCACTTGAGGATGCACAGTGAAACGCAGTCCAGCTCTGATAATAATTTGAAGTTACTGCAGCGCAAGCTGCGAGCTCGGTCGAATCCTCACAAGATCGCGGTATCCCGAAAACGCGGTCGACCGAggaaattttga
- the boca gene encoding LDLR chaperone boca, which produces MKAKYVLCLFAFFVTMLATSTAQQPEQKKKSWRDKDIRDMTEADLEHLLDQWEENEEPLEPDELPEHLRPSPKIDLSQIDASNPDNLLRMTKKGKGVMMFVDVRPDISEEQAEVIMRIWQTSLQNNHIIAERYPIDKRRSIFMFREGSQAVDAKNYLLEQPELSYLTLEGQTYYRDAKEQAAADESIRKQSAKARQSNVEL; this is translated from the exons ATGAAAGCGAAGTACGTTCTCTGCTTGTTTGCATTCTTCGTTACGATGCTAGCAACATCAACCGCTCAGCAGCCggaacaaaaaaagaaatcgtgGCGCGATAAGGATATACGAGACATGACGGAGGCTGATTTGGAGCATTTACTGGATCAGTGGGAA gaGAATGAAGAGCCGTTGGAACCAGATGAATTGCCTGAACACCTGCGACCCAGTCCAAAGATTGACTTGTCTCAG ATAGATGCTTCAAATCCAGACAACTTGCTGAGAATGACAAAGAAAGGGAAAGGCGTTATGATGTTTGTGGATGTTAGACCGGATATTTCAGAAGAACAAGCTGAAGTTATAATGCGTATCTGGCAGACCAGTCTGcaaaataatcatattatcGCGGAAAG aTATCCAATTGACAAAAGACGGTCTATATTCATGTTCCGTGAAGGATCTCAGGCAGTTGACGCCAAGAATTATCTGTTAGAGCAGCCCGAGTTATCTTATCTTACTTTAGAAGGACAAACTTATTACAGGGATGCAAAAGAACAG GCCGCAGCAGACGAATCGATCAGAAAACAAAGTGCCAAGGCAAGGCAAAGTAACGTTGAGTTATAA
- the LOC105676798 gene encoding mitotic-spindle organizing protein 1-like produces the protein MPEPVNHQVNAARKTFQTLYQISKLLNTNLDPITLSICIKLCENGVNPHALATVVKELQREVKAMDAQVESTASKSSTNK, from the coding sequence ATGCCAGAGCCTGTAAATCATCAGGTGAATGCCGCTCGTAAGACGTTCCAGACTCTGTATCAGATCTCTAAGTTGCTGAATACGAATCTCGATCCAATCACTCTAAGTATCTGCATCAAGCTGTGCGAGAATGGAGTGAATCCACACGCTCTTGCGACTGTGGTGAAAGAACTTCAGCGGGAGGTCAAAGCAATGGATGCACAAGTGGAGTCAACTGCCAGCAAGAGCAGTACGAACAAGTGA
- the LOC105676796 gene encoding uncharacterized protein isoform X2, with product MTNKNDDVMNEISSSFKNKEDMIALLKALFVHGYSDHPFDILPGMSTEEQHAAISSTFQRIENAVKDRPLMVNWLQSKLFEDNDCKVPLALLFIQLYEERSSLDQEKTKCNFREIYHFLYKITMNQLPPRLSQKSAKILHRLLSEIIEEVWPNAQRELVNYLTKVQSFNRPGMRKVYSRKRMALKRCTAKYLFQI from the exons ATGACAAACAAAAATGACGATGTAATGAATGAGATCAGTTCTTCCTTTAAAAATAAGGAAGACATGATAGCGTTGCTGAAGGCTCTTTTCGTGCATGGATATTCTGACCATCCCTTTGACATATTGCCAGGTATGTCCACAGAGGAGCAACATGCTGCAATTTCATCAACATTCCAGCGCATCGAGAATGCTGTTAAAGATAGACCTTTAATGGTTAATTGGCTACAGAGCAAATTATTCGAAGACAATGATTGCAAAGTGCCTCTGGCACTGCTGTTTATCCAATTGTATGAAGAGCGTTCATCGCTTGATCAGGAGAAAACAAAATGTAACTTTAG GGAAATATACCActttctttacaaaataacGATGAATCAACTCCCGCCGCGGCTCTCGCAGAAATCTGCTAAGATTCTGCATAGATTGTTGTCAGAAATAATAGAGGAGGTGTGGCCAAATGCACAGCGAGAGCTTGTGAACTATCTAACCAAAGTGCAAAGTTTCAACAGGCCAGGAATGAGAAAAGTATATTCGAGAAAAA